CCATTGGCCAGGACCGCCAGGGCGTTTTCAAGCTCGTGCAGGGCGGCGGCGGTGTTGTGCAGCCCCAGTTGGGCGAAATCGCCCTTGAAGGTGTGCACCTGACGGAAGATTTCGGCCAGGGCCGTGGCGGCGCAGTCGTCCGCCCCAAGAGCGGCGACATCCGGGCCAAGATTTCCGGCGAACTCCCGGAAGGCGGCCATGGCGGAGAGCACCTCGGACTGCCGGGACAGGGCCCGGACCACCATCTTCACGTTGTTTCGCTCCTCGGCCATCTCCCGTTCCAGGCGCTTTCTCTCGGTGACGTCGGTCAAAATGACCATCATCCGGATTTCGTCCTGGCGACGGATGAGCTTGTACTGGGCGCGTACGGCCCGGTCGTGGATGATCAGCTCCCCGGGCAGAAGCGACAGGAAGACCTTTTGCTGCAGGGGCTTGGCCGCCAGGAAAATGCCGCCCAGCACCTCGTCCACGGTGGCCTGGGTCTCGGAGGGCAGGTGCCGGGCCAGAAGCTCCGGGAAGCGGCGGCCGCCGATCTGCACCCGGAAAAGCTGGACGCACTCCAGGCTGTATTCCTCGGAGATGGCCAGGTCCGCGCCAAAGGACAGAAATCCCTGCCCGGCGTTGTCCAACAGGTTTTTCACGGCCTCGTTGCGGTCGCGCAGTTCGTTGTTTTTGACCTCGATCTGCTGGCGGTGGAGAATCTCCGCCTCATTGGCCAGGCGCAGGATCTCCTGCTGTTCGTTTAACAATTCGATCTGCCGTCCCCGGCCGCGCGACAATTCCAGCATGAAGCGCTTGATGCTGACCACCCCCAGGTAGCTGTCCTCCTCGGTGACCAGCACCATGTCGTAGAGATGGTTGGGGTCGCGGTTCATGGCGATGACCGCGATGGAGGCCACGTCCACGGAGACCTCCACAATGAGCGGGGCCGGGTTCATGATCAGCCGGATGGGCCGGGTCATGAATAGGTCGCGGCCGTAGAGGGAGCCGAGCTTTTGGTAGAATTCGTTGCGCATGATGAGCCCGGCCGGGCGGTCGCCGTCGAGCACGGCCACGCCGTCGGCGTCGGGATGTTCCTTGAAAAAGGCGTGGACCGTGCCGCCCAGGGCCGAGGCCGGGAAGGTCATGGCCTGTTCCACGAGGTTTTTGATGGACTGGTCTTCGCTGGACAGGTCGGCGGGGGTGAAGGCGGCCAGGGTGGCGCTCATGGGATACCTCTTTGTTTTACCGCCGACGTCAGGCGGCCAAGACCTCGGCCACGGCGTCCAGCACCTTGTCGGCCTCACGCCCATAATATATATTATTATATATTATTAACCCATATCCACGCCGCCTAGGTCAGGCGGCCAAGACCTCGGCCACGGCGTCCAGCACCTTGTCAGCCTCAAACGGCTTGGTCAGGTAATGGCGGGCGCCGTTTTGCAGGGCCTCCAATATCTTGGCCCCCTGCCCCAGGGCGCTGATCATCACCACCCTGGCCTCTTCGTCTGCGGCCACGATGCTTTTTAAGCCCTCAATGCCGCTGACCCGGGGCATGGTGATGTCCATGGTCACCAGATCGGGCTTGAGGGATTTGTATTTTTCCAGGGCGTCCTGGCCGTCACCGGCCTCGCCGACGATCTCGTGGCCGGCGTGTTCCAGGATTTCCTTAAGGCTTTTGCGAGAGAGGGCGGAATCATCCACCACGAGGATGCGGGCCATGGCAAGTGCTCCTTTGCGCTGCGGCTAATTGAATATCGGCGACCCAAGGCCGATGAAAAAGGTGAATTCCCCGAACGGCAGGGAAAACGGGATGGCGTAGGCCACGCCCACGGCCCGGATGATGCCGTCGCTTTGGCATTCCGGGGGCAGAAGCTCCAGTTCCACCCAGTCGTTGGACAGCTTGGAGAGGAAAAGCCCGTTTTGCACGTTCATGAATTCCCCCAGGGCGTCCCGGGCCAGGTCGTCGAAGCCGTCCATGGGCATCTTGGCGTACCGCGCCGCGAATTCGGCCATGGCCGGGCCTGAGCCGGAAAATCCGGTGAAAATCTTGAAGCGGCCGTCCATTTCCTGATGCACCAGATGCCCAAAGGGGGTGGCGACCACCTTTTCGGCCCGGCGGATGACGATGCCGGGTTCGATGAAGCGCACCAGATTGCGGGTGAACAGGGCGAAATAGTCGGCATAGACCTCGGGGTCGCCAAGCTCGGGCATCCGGGCCAGGGAGGCGGCCACGGCGTCCATGTCGTTTTCCTTGAGGGCCTCGTATTCGGCGTCGGAAAAGCCCGAGTCGCGGCGATAGGCGGCCAGCACCCGTTCGATGTCCTCGAAGCTCATGATGCCCTTGTCGGCCAGGGCCTGACTGACCAGCAGGTGGCGCTTGCTCTGGCGGGACAAAAGGTCCGTGAGCTGGTCCTCGGTGAGGTAGCCCTTGCCGATGGCGATTTCGCCGAAACGCATGTCGAAGGTGGTCTGGAGGCGGTGGGCGGTCTCCACCTGCTCGGCGGTCATGTAGCCCGCGTCGATGGCCAGGATGCCGATTTTGACCCGCACGGAATCCTGCAGGGCCAGCACCTCGCGCAGTTGGTCAGCGGTGATGTGTTTGTTCTCGAGAAGGTAATGACCGAAGAAGTGGCTGAACATCAGGGGTGCTCTCCTTGTGAATCGGCCGTGCGGCGGGCCGTTGCTCACAGGGAAGCTACGCGCGGCGTGTGATGGTTCCTTCAACTTCACGTGGCGATTTCATGAAGCCGCGCCTCGGTTCGCCATAAAAAACGGGGAGCCTCCCATGGGAGGCCCCCCGTCGCATATTCTTCCCCCGGTACGGGATTCCAAAGGGGCCGTGCCCCTTTGGCTGCCGGAGGCCTTTCTTACATCAATTCCCGTGCCTAGCGCCGGTCCCGGCGATCCCCGCCGCGTCCGCCGAAGCGGTCGCCGCCGCGTCCGCCGCGATCCCCGCCCGGGCGGCGTGCGCCGCCGGTCTTGGGATAGTCGGCGGGGTCGTAGGGGCGGCCCTGTTCCTCGAAGAGCACGGCCTTGCGCGACAGGCGCACCCGGCCGTTGGACTCCACATCCAGAACCTTGACCTCCATGGGCTGTCCGAGCTTGACCACGTCGGCCACGTTTTCCACGCGTTCGGTGTCAAGCTGCGAGACATGCACCAGTCCGTCCAGGCCGGGCAGGATCTCCACCACCACGCCGCAGTCCAGAACCTTGGTCACCGTGCCCTGGTAGTTCCGGCCCACGTCGGCCTTCTGATCGAAGTACATCACGCGCTCTTTGGCCTTTTCCAGGGCCTCGAGGGTGGGGGCGAAGATGCTGACCTTGCCCGAATCCTCGATGTCGATGGAAGCGCCGGTCTCGGCGGTGATGGCCTTGATCATCTTTCCCCCCGGGCCGATGATCTCCCGGATCTTTTCCGGGTTGACCATGACCACGGCCAGTTGCGGGGCGTTGGGCGACAGCTCGGGCCTGGGGGCGGCCAGAACCTCGTTCATCTTGCCCAGGATGTGCTGGCGGGCGTCGCGGGCCTGGTAGAGGGCCTTGCGCATGACCGCCTGGGGGATGCCGGTGATCTTGATGTCCATCTGGATGCCGGTCACCGCGTCGTGGGTGCCCGCCACCTTGAAGTCCATGTCGCCCATGGCGTCCTCGTCGCCGAGGATGTCCGTGAGCACGTGGAACTCGTCGCCTTCCTTGATCAGCCCCATGGCGATGCCGGCCACGGGCTGGGTGATGGGCACGCCCGCGTCCATGAGCGCAAGGCTGGCGCCGCACACCGAAGCCATGGACGAGGAGCCGTTGGACTCCATGACCTGGGAGACCACCCGGATGGTGAAGGGGAAGTCCTCGGAGGAGGGCAACACCTGCTGGATGGAGCGTTCGGCCAGGGCGCCGTGGCCGATCTCGCGCCGGGACGGGCCGCGCAGCATCTTGACCTCGCCCACGCAGTAGGGCGGGAAGTTGTAGTGCAGCATGAAACGCTTGGAGGAGTCGCCGGTGAGCGTTTCGATTTTCTGCTCGTCGCCGGTGCTGCCAAGCGTGGCCACGCACAGGGCCTTGGTCTCGCCCCGGGTGAACAGGCAGGAGCCGTGGGTGCGCGGCAGCACCCCGACCTCGGTGGCGATGGGCCGCACGGTGGTCAGGTCGCGGTTGTCGATGCGTGTTCCCGTGGACCGGATGCGCTCGCGCATGATGGATTTCTCCATCTTCTCCATGAGCTCCTTGGCCTGTCCCTTGAATTCGGGATGCTCGGGATACGCGGCGGCGATGGCCTCCAGGACCGCCGTCTTGACCTTCTTGCGGGCCTCGCGGCGTTCCATCTTGTCGGTGATGGAGAGGGCGGCGGTCATGTCGGCCGTGGCCAGTTCCGTGACCTTGGCGTCGATTTCCGGGTTGATCTGGGGCGGCGTGAATTCGATCTTGGGCACGCCCACCTTGTTCCGCAGTTCCTCCTGGAGGTCGAGCAGGGGGATGATCTGCTTATGCCCCCATTCCAGGGCGTCGGCGATCAGATCCTCGGTCACGAACCTGCCGCCGCCTTCGACCATGACCACGGCGTCGCGGCTGGCCGCGAAAACCATGTTCAGGGTGCTCGGGCCGTTTAAGGCCGCATAGGAGGGGTTTAAGACGAACTGGCCGTCCACGTAGCCCACCCGGGCCCCGGCGATGGGTCCCAGGAAGGGGATCTTGGAGATGTGCAGGGCCGTGGAGGCGCCGGTCAGGGCCAGGATGTCCGGATCGGTGAAGGGATCGGCGGACAGGACCGTGGCGATGATCTGGACCTCGTCGCGGAAGCCCTTGGGGAAAAGCGGACGGCAGGGGCGGTCGATGGAACGGCAGACCAGCACCTCGCGCTCGGACGGGCGGCCGATCTCACGGCGGAAATAGCCGCCGGGGATGCGCCCGGAGGCGTAGGACATTTCCTGGTAATCCACGACCAGGGGAAAAAATCCCTTGTCCATTTCCAGGGTCTGGGTGCAGGCCGTGACCAGCACCACGTTGTCGCCGCTTTGAATCCAGATGGCGCCGTCGGCCTGGTTGGCCAGCCGTCCGGTTTCAATGATGAAGGTGTTGTCGCCGATCGTGGTTTGCAGGCGGGTAGCCGGAGTTCCAAATGCCATAGGGTGTGTTCCTCGTTTTCGGGTCGGGGCGATTCCCGATGCAAAACCCGATGTTGGGGTGTGCCCCCCCAAAAAACTCCGTCAGGCGCGGCGGCCATCGGGACCGGATGGCGGTCCCGCCGCCCGGCGCGCATGGTGAATTTTCGGGGAGGCGGGGGCCGCCCCGCGCGAGGCCGTTTTTCGGCAACGCGCAAAGATGGCCCCCGGCCGGTGCTACTTGCGCAGCCCAAGTCTCGCGATGAGATCGCGATAGCGTTGGATGTCCTTGCTTTTCAAGTACTTGAGAAGCTTGCGACGCTGCCCGACAAGTTTCAGAAGGCCCGTGCGGGAATGGAAATCCTTGGCATGGACCTTGAAATGGTCTGTCAGATAGTTGATGCGCGTGGTGAGAAGCGCCACCTGCACCTCAGGGGAGCCGGTGTCGCCCTCATGCTTCTTGTACTCATCAATGACCTTGGATTTTTCCTCGACGGTCATGACCACAGCGATATCCTCCGTTTGTCGTGTTTTTCGCCTCGCGCGACCCGTCCGTTTCACGCCGGACGGATGCCCGGGAAAAAGCGGAAGCAGGAAGGCCGGACGTTTGCGTCAACCGAGGCCGCGCAAAATCGCCCACCGCATCGCGCCGTCCGTCGCCACCGCCTCGGCGGCGGCCAGGGGTTCGCCAGCGGGACCGAGGAGCAGGGCCTTGTCGCCCGGGGCCGCGCCAGCGGCGTCAAGCCGCATGCCCCGGGCCACCTTGGCCGCATCCTCCGCCCCGAAACGCACCCGTGGCCAATCCGCAAGCGCCGCCTCAAGGGGTAAAACCCTCTCGGGCAGACGCGCGGGCTCGGCCAGCACCTCGGCCAGGCCATGGGCCTGGTCCAGGCGAAACGGACGGCTGTACTCCCGGACAAGGGTGGTCATCACTGCGCCGCAAGTAAGTCGCTGCCCCAGGCTGTGGACCAGGGAACGGACGTAGGCGCCGGATGAAACCCGTATCCGGAATTGAACCGACGGCAGATCCATGGAAACGATCTGCGCGTCGGAAATCTCGACCTCTTTGGTCTTGACCGGGGTCATCATGCCCCGTCTGGCCAGTTCATACAAGGGTTTTCCCTGGTGCTTGGCTGCAGAATAGGCCGGAACCTCCTGCATCTGGCGGCCGTTTGCGGCCGCGAGCTCGCGAAGCACATCCCCCTCGGTCACCGACTGCCAGGAAAATTCTCCGGTCACGGTCCCCTGGATGTCGTAGGTGTCCGTGGTCAGGCCCAGGCGCATGCCCGCCAGATAGACCTTGTCGTCGTGCAAAAACGTGGCGACCTTGGTGGCCCGCCCCAGTAAAACCACCAACACCCCCTGGGCCAGGGGGTCCAGCGTCCCGGCGTGGCCGATCTTTTTTTGCCCGAGCTGGTACTTGATGTCGTTTAGGCACGCCGTAGAGGTCGGCCCCGAGGGCTTGTCGAGAACCAGCACGCCATGCTGCTGGGTCGGTTTCACGGGGCTAGACATGCGCGATTGGCGCTCCAAGCGACGCTCCCACGGCTGCGACCAGCGTGGCCTGGGCCGCGTCCAGCGGCCCGTCCAGGGATCCGCCCGAGGCGTTTTTATGACCGCCGCCGCCAAATGACGCCGCCACGCGCTGCACGTCCACATTGCCCACCGAACGCAGGCTGAACTTCACCTGGCCGCCCGGCAGTTCGCGCACGGCCACGGCCGCCTGCACGCCGCGCACCCGCAGCGCCCAGTTGACCAGCCCGTCGCAGTCCTCGACCGAAGTGCCGGTGCGGATCAGCGTCTCCTGGGAGATGGCGATGGCGCCGACGCGACCGTCGAAGTGCTGCGTCATGCCGCCCATGACCTCGGACCACAACCGGATGCGGGACAGCGACCACTGATTTTTCAGGCGGGCGTTGGTCTCGCCCACGTCGAGTCCGGCGCGCAGGATCCGGGCCGCCAGTTCCAGGGTCTCGGGCCGGGTGGAGCCGAAGGTGAAATCCCCGGTGTCCGTGACCATGGCCACGTACAGGCATTGCCCCAGGCCGCCGGTCAGGGGCACGCCGAGTTCGTCCGCCAGGGCCGCCACCATTTCCCCGGTGGAGGACGAGGTGGTGTCCACCCAGTTCAGGGCCCCGAAGCCGGGATTGCCCAGGTGGTGGTCGATGACGATGAGTCGGGCCGGGTCCACGGCATGCTCCAAAGGCCCCAGGCGGGCGGCGTCGCCGCAGTCCAGGGCCACGGCGAAGCCGTAGGCCGTCGGCAGGGCGGTGGTCCAATGCCCGGGAATGTCCATCCAGGAAAACTGGCCGGGCAGGGGCGAGGCGTTGGCCATGGTGAAACGCTTGCCCAGCCGCGACAGGATGTGTCCCAGGGCTGCAGCCGAGCCCACGGCGTCGCCGTCGGGATTTTCGTGGGAGAGGATCGCGATGTCGTCGTGTTCGCGAAGGATGCGCGCGATATCACGCATCGGGGTGGGCATAGACCATGTCCTCAAGAAAGGTGTCGCGCGCAAAACGCAGTTCCGGAACGAATTTGATCTTGAGCCGGTGGCCCAAAAGTCCGCGCATATAGCCCTTGGCCTGCTCAAGCCCGGCGGCGGCCTGGGCCTGGCGTTTCTCGTCGCCGGTCAGGGTGTAGAGCACCTTGGCCACGCTTAAGTCGGTATTTAAGGCCACGCCGCTTATGGTCACCAGTTCGAGCCGGGGGTCTGTCACGTCTTCCACGAGCATCTGGGCGATTTCCCGCATAATCAGGTCGGAAAGCCGTGTGGAGCGCCGGGAGGTCGCCTGTTTCATAATCACTATCCTTGCCGACCCCGGGGGGTCGCGCCAGATCAGACCGGGGCAGACCGGGTCTGACCGGTTCAGATCGGGCCGGATCAGACCTGAATGATCTCGATGTCGTCGTAGACCAGTTCGGCCGCGTCCATGGCCACGACCTTGTTGAGCGCCTTCTGCAAAAGCCCCTGCACCCGGGGGGCGTCCGGGGAGACGGTCACGGCGGCCAGGACCAGGGTGTCGTGGGCATCCTGGCGGGCGATCTCGCTTATGGCCACATTGAAGGTGTTGCGCAGCTTCTGCTTGAGGCTTAAGGCCACGCGCCGTTTTCCCTTGAGCGAGTCGTTTCCATGGAGCCGAAACTCCAGGGTCAGGATGCCGATGACCATGGCCTAGGCACCGCCTTACAGGGTGTCCTTCTCCTCCACGGATTCGAAGGCCTCGATGACGTCGCCGATCTTGATGTCGTTGTAGTTCTCAAGACCCACGCCGCACTCGTACCCCTTGGTGACTTCCTTCACGTCGTCCTTGAAGCGCCGCAGCGAGGCCAGCTTGCCGGTGTAGACCACCACGCCGTCGCGCAAAAGGCGGATGCCCGCGTTGCGGGTGAGCTTGCCGTCCAGGACGCCGCACCCGGCCACCAAGCCGATCTTGGGTACGCTGAAGGTGTCGCGCACCTCGGCCTGGCCGAGGTACTGCTCCCGGATGACCGGGGCCAGCATGCCGGACATGGCGTCTTTGATGTCGCCGACCAGCTTGTAGATAATGTCGTAGAAGCGGATGTCCACGTTCTCGTGGTCGGCCACGTCCTTGACCTTGACCGTGGGCCGCACGTTGAAGCCGATGATGATGGCCTGGGAGGCCGAGGCCAGTAGGATGTCGGACTCGGTGATGGCCCCGGTTCCGGCATGGATGACGCTGACCTTGACCTTGCCCGTGGACAGTTTGTTCAAGGCCTCGGTGATGGCCTCAAGCGAACCCTGCACGTCGGCCTTGAGCACCAGGTTGAGCGTCTGGGCCTCGGCGTCGGGCCGTGAGGCCAGGAAGGTCTCCAGGGTGACCTTGGTGGCCTTGCCCAACTCCCGTTCCCGCTGTTTGATGCCGCGGGCGTCGGCGATGCGCCGGGCCACCTTGTCGTCCTCGACCCCGACGAACTCGTCGCCCGCCACGGGCACGCTCTCAAAGCCCTGGACCTCCACGGGCATGGCCGGGCCGGCCTCGCGAATCTTTTTGCCCTGGTCGTCGAACATGGCCCGCACCCGGCCGCTGACCACGCCGCAGACGAAGGCGTCGCCCTGCTTGAGGGTGCCTTCCTGGATGAGGATGGTGCCGATGGGGCCGCGACCCTTGTCCAACCGGGCCTCCACGATGTGGCCCCGGGCGCGCTTGGAGGGGTTGGCTGAAAGTTCGAGTACCTCGGCCTGCAACAGGATCATCTCCAAAAGGGCGTCCAGGCCGATTTTCTGCTTGGCCGAGACGTTGGCGAAGATGGTCTCGCCGCCCCAGGCCTCGGGCACCAGGCCCAGCTCGCCCAGTTCGCGCATGACCCGGTCGGGGTTGGCCTCGGGCTTGTCGATCTTGTTCACGGCCACCACGATGGGCACGCCTGCGGCCTTGGCATGGTTCACGGCCTCGCGGGTCTGGTCCATGACCCCGTCGTCGGCGGCCACCACCAGGACCACGATGTCCGTGACCTGGGCGCCGCGGGCGCGCATGGCGGTGAAGGCCTCGTGGCCGGGGGTGTCCAGAAAGACGATCTCGCCGCGCGAGGTGCTCACATGATAGGCGCCGATGTGCTGGGTGATGCCCCCGGCCTCGCCGGAGGTGATGTTGGAGAGCCGGATGGCGTCGAGAAGCGAGGTCTTGCCGTGATCCACGTGGCCCATGATGGTGACCACGGGCGGCCGCGACCGCATATCCTCGGGGTTGTCGGCCTCCCGGTCGAGCAGGAAATCCTCTTCGGAAAAGCCCACTTTTTCCACTTCGTACTCGAATTCGCCAGCGGCCAGGATGGTGGTTTCTACATCCAGGGACTGGTTGATGGTGACCATGGCCCCAAGTCCCAGAAGCACCTTGATGAGATCCTGGGCCTTGATGCCCATCTGCTTGGCCAATTCCGCCACCCGGATGGTCTCTTCCATGCGGATTTTGCGCTTGGCGGCCTTGAGCGGCTGGGTTCCGGCCTGGACCTGGGGCTGGACCGGATGGAACTCCTCGCGCGGCTTTTTCCGCTTAAACGACTTGGCCCGGCCGCCGGTGCGATCCTGGATGTCGGGGGTCTTTTTCTTCTTGGCGGCGGCGCTTTTGCGGCGCGATTCCTCGGTTTCCACCGGGGTGGGGGCGAATTCGACGGTGCGGCGGTCCTTTTTGCCCTTTTTCCGGCGCTCCTCCTCGGTCTCGGCCTTGGGAGCGGCGGTTCCCGGGGCGGCGGCGGGGGCTGCCGGGGCGGCCGGGGCGGCGGGCTTGGGCTCGGGCATGGAGATGATGCGCACCTGGGGGGTGGTCGGCTGCTCGCGGCGCGGCTTTTTCTTTTTGCCGCTCCGGGCCTCTTCCTCGGCCTGCCGCGACGCCTCGGACTGGGGCGCTTCGGGGCCTGCGGCCGCCTCGGGGGCCACGGGCTGTGCGGGCTGCTCTTCGATGACCTCGTCCGCGGTGGCGGTCGGTTCGGCCTCGGCGGCGGATTCCAGATCAGGGGCGGCCTCAGAGGGCTGGGCCATCTCCGTGACGGCCTCGGCCTCTTCCACGGCCTCCACCACGGCGGCCGTCTCCATCTCGACCGGGTGGGGCAGGGCGGATTCCGGGGCCTCGGGCTCGGGGGGCGCGGGCTGGGAGATGATCCGGGCCGTGGTCTCCACCGGGGTGTGGCGCGCGGGGCGTGCCTTCCGGGGGGCGAGCTCCTCGGTCGAAACGGCAGGCGCCGCTTCCGGAGTCTGCGGTTCGGCCGTAACCTCGATCACGGGGGGCTCAAGCGGCTCGGGCTCGACAGGCACATGGTCCGCCGGGGGAGCGGCGTCGACTTCGGGGGCGGCTTCGGGCGCCTTGTCCCGGGCGGGCTTGCGCCGCCTGACGATAACGCCGGGCTGGACCTCGGTGTCGATGACCTGGGTCTTGCCCACAAGCGACCGCGCCTTGGCGCGCACCTGCACCACTTCCTCCTCGGTCAGGGCGCCCATCTGGCTTTTGGCCTGAAAGCCCAACTCTCGCAGGAATTGCAGGATTTCCTTGTTGCCGACCCCAAGTTCCTTGGCGAGGTCTTTCACCCGAATGCTGCTCACTTTGGCTTCCCCCTAACGTTTCCTGCCGCGCCCGGCGAATTTCTTGAATTTTTCCCGGCAGACGGGGTTGTCGCAGACATAGTGCCCTCTGCCGTCCATGCGCATCTTTGCGTCATGGACCAGATGCGGCGGCGCTGTCTCGGCCGTGGCCGGGCCGCCGGACGCCCGGGACCGATCAACATATCGGGACAGTCCGGCTTTGGGAAACCGGCCCCGGCATATCACACACATGCGCACGGGAACGTGCTTCCCGCCGCAGTCTCCATTTTCGGGCCCCGTTGCACTCATGGGGCGGCGTCCTATTCCCCGGGCTTGGCCACAGGGTCGGCCTCGACTGCCGGGGCGTCGTCCGCCGGGGCCTCCGGCGTCGCAACGTCGGCATCGGCCGCCGTATCGCCAGCCGTGTCGGCAGCCGCCTCGGGTTCGTCACCGGCCGCCTCGTCCGCCGCCGCAACGGCCTCGGGCGCATCGCCCGTCTCTTCGGCCGGGGCCTTGGCCGGGGCCAGGAGCTTTAAGGCCAACCGGATGTTGCCCAAGCGCGTGGGGGTCATGTCCTCGATGCTTGAGAGGGCCTCGTCGTCGGCCTCGATCATCTGCTCAAGCGAGGTGAACCCGGCGGACAAGAACTTCTCCACAGGCATCTCAGCCACGCTGGCCAACTGCTCGAGTTCCTTGCGCGAGGCGTTTAATTCCCCGAAGCGGGATTCGGTGAAAATATCGATCTTCCAGCCCAAAAGCTTGGCCGCCAGCTTGACGTTCTGGCCCTTGCGGCCGATGGCCAGGTTGAGCTGGTCGTCGGGAACCACGACCTCCAGGGTCTTTTCTTCCTCGTCCACGGTGATGCGCGAAACCGAGGCCGGAGACAGGGCGTTTCTGGCGAATCCGGCGATGTCCGGGCTCCAGACCACGATGTCGATGCGCTCGCCGCGCAGTTCCTGGACGATGTTCTGGATGCGCGATCCCCGGATGCCCACGCAGGCCCCCACCGGGTCCACGTCGCGATCCTTGGACATGACCGCCACCTTGGCCCGGGAGCCGGGGTCGCGGGACACGCCCAGGATGCGCACGGTGCCGTCGGCCACCTCGGGCACCTCGCGGGAGAAAAGCGCGCTCATGTAGTCGCCATGGGTGCGCGACACGATGATCTGCGGGCCGCGTCCCTGGGGCAGCACCTCGATGATGAAGGCCTGGACGCGGTCGCCGCGTTTGTAGCGTTCGCGGGGGATCTGCTCTTCCTTGGGCAAAAGGGCCTCGGTGCGGCCGAGGTTGATGATCCAGCCCGAACGGTCCCGGCGCTGGATGATGCCGCTGACGATCTCGCCCTTTCTGTCCTTGTATTCCTCGTAAATGATTTCCTGCTCGGCGTCGCGCATGCGCTGGATGATCACCTGCTTGGCCGATTGGGCCGCGATGCGTCCCAGATCCTCG
Above is a genomic segment from Desulfolutivibrio sulfodismutans DSM 3696 containing:
- a CDS encoding ATP-binding protein → MSATLAAFTPADLSSEDQSIKNLVEQAMTFPASALGGTVHAFFKEHPDADGVAVLDGDRPAGLIMRNEFYQKLGSLYGRDLFMTRPIRLIMNPAPLIVEVSVDVASIAVIAMNRDPNHLYDMVLVTEEDSYLGVVSIKRFMLELSRGRGRQIELLNEQQEILRLANEAEILHRQQIEVKNNELRDRNEAVKNLLDNAGQGFLSFGADLAISEEYSLECVQLFRVQIGGRRFPELLARHLPSETQATVDEVLGGIFLAAKPLQQKVFLSLLPGELIIHDRAVRAQYKLIRRQDEIRMMVILTDVTERKRLEREMAEERNNVKMVVRALSRQSEVLSAMAAFREFAGNLGPDVAALGADDCAATALAEIFRQVHTFKGDFAQLGLHNTAAALHELENALAVLANGPPPSREALADVLSGMDAELILERDVAILTGILGESFFGGSESLRVDKRALLDLEGRVGSLLSGAAREAVLAELRVLRRHNVKDILAPYGDYLAGLAERLEKAVAPLLVTGDDVFVDRVPREAFVKALVHVFRNMIDHGLEDMDERLATGKPETGTIACHVARAGEDMVRLEVSDDGRGIDVARVLAKAMQKGLVTPQAAGSMAPEAVYDLLFRDDFSTRDEVSLLSGRGVGLAAVRAETERLGGAVRVESEPGRGSRFIFTLPLFPDETVGGTGRMAA
- a CDS encoding response regulator, translating into MARILVVDDSALSRKSLKEILEHAGHEIVGEAGDGQDALEKYKSLKPDLVTMDITMPRVSGIEGLKSIVAADEEARVVMISALGQGAKILEALQNGARHYLTKPFEADKVLDAVAEVLAA
- the pnp gene encoding polyribonucleotide nucleotidyltransferase, which encodes MAFGTPATRLQTTIGDNTFIIETGRLANQADGAIWIQSGDNVVLVTACTQTLEMDKGFFPLVVDYQEMSYASGRIPGGYFRREIGRPSEREVLVCRSIDRPCRPLFPKGFRDEVQIIATVLSADPFTDPDILALTGASTALHISKIPFLGPIAGARVGYVDGQFVLNPSYAALNGPSTLNMVFAASRDAVVMVEGGGRFVTEDLIADALEWGHKQIIPLLDLQEELRNKVGVPKIEFTPPQINPEIDAKVTELATADMTAALSITDKMERREARKKVKTAVLEAIAAAYPEHPEFKGQAKELMEKMEKSIMRERIRSTGTRIDNRDLTTVRPIATEVGVLPRTHGSCLFTRGETKALCVATLGSTGDEQKIETLTGDSSKRFMLHYNFPPYCVGEVKMLRGPSRREIGHGALAERSIQQVLPSSEDFPFTIRVVSQVMESNGSSSMASVCGASLALMDAGVPITQPVAGIAMGLIKEGDEFHVLTDILGDEDAMGDMDFKVAGTHDAVTGIQMDIKITGIPQAVMRKALYQARDARQHILGKMNEVLAAPRPELSPNAPQLAVVMVNPEKIREIIGPGGKMIKAITAETGASIDIEDSGKVSIFAPTLEALEKAKERVMYFDQKADVGRNYQGTVTKVLDCGVVVEILPGLDGLVHVSQLDTERVENVADVVKLGQPMEVKVLDVESNGRVRLSRKAVLFEEQGRPYDPADYPKTGGARRPGGDRGGRGGDRFGGRGGDRRDRR
- the rpsO gene encoding 30S ribosomal protein S15; translated protein: MVMTVEEKSKVIDEYKKHEGDTGSPEVQVALLTTRINYLTDHFKVHAKDFHSRTGLLKLVGQRRKLLKYLKSKDIQRYRDLIARLGLRK
- the truB gene encoding tRNA pseudouridine(55) synthase TruB, producing MSSPVKPTQQHGVLVLDKPSGPTSTACLNDIKYQLGQKKIGHAGTLDPLAQGVLVVLLGRATKVATFLHDDKVYLAGMRLGLTTDTYDIQGTVTGEFSWQSVTEGDVLRELAAANGRQMQEVPAYSAAKHQGKPLYELARRGMMTPVKTKEVEISDAQIVSMDLPSVQFRIRVSSGAYVRSLVHSLGQRLTCGAVMTTLVREYSRPFRLDQAHGLAEVLAEPARLPERVLPLEAALADWPRVRFGAEDAAKVARGMRLDAAGAAPGDKALLLGPAGEPLAAAEAVATDGAMRWAILRGLG
- a CDS encoding DHH family phosphoesterase, coding for MPTPMRDIARILREHDDIAILSHENPDGDAVGSAAALGHILSRLGKRFTMANASPLPGQFSWMDIPGHWTTALPTAYGFAVALDCGDAARLGPLEHAVDPARLIVIDHHLGNPGFGALNWVDTTSSSTGEMVAALADELGVPLTGGLGQCLYVAMVTDTGDFTFGSTRPETLELAARILRAGLDVGETNARLKNQWSLSRIRLWSEVMGGMTQHFDGRVGAIAISQETLIRTGTSVEDCDGLVNWALRVRGVQAAVAVRELPGGQVKFSLRSVGNVDVQRVAASFGGGGHKNASGGSLDGPLDAAQATLVAAVGASLGAPIAHV
- the rbfA gene encoding 30S ribosome-binding factor RbfA is translated as MKQATSRRSTRLSDLIMREIAQMLVEDVTDPRLELVTISGVALNTDLSVAKVLYTLTGDEKRQAQAAAGLEQAKGYMRGLLGHRLKIKFVPELRFARDTFLEDMVYAHPDA
- a CDS encoding DUF503 domain-containing protein; this translates as MVIGILTLEFRLHGNDSLKGKRRVALSLKQKLRNTFNVAISEIARQDAHDTLVLAAVTVSPDAPRVQGLLQKALNKVVAMDAAELVYDDIEIIQV